A stretch of Gemmatimonas aurantiaca T-27 DNA encodes these proteins:
- a CDS encoding beta strand repeat-containing protein, translated as MRLSPRLALPLLGVLAISACKDDSPPPPAAVVAVTSTALSGTVGESVGTLTVKVTDAGGGAVSGVPVTFAVAEGGGTVAPAADTTDNSGLASTTWRLGQQVVAQRVTATAQGVTGSVNFVSTVTAGAPATIAVQAGDNQTAVAGAAVATPPSVVLRDRYNNPVSGVSVFFTISAGGGSITGSGATTNASGVAAVTEWRLGPGVGANRLSALAVFNGVAGNPITFNATATQGAAATITAQGSTALTGTVGALVTPAPQVRVTDAGGNPVSGASVTFTGSAGSIVGGGTKTTDASGLAAPDSWQLGNATQNYTLTATVGSLPGVVFTATARPGAAGQVSISAGNNQSAVVGRAVLTEPAVRVSDALNNPIAGVEVLFEVVSGGGTAVGRRPVTNAQGIATVGGWTLGDDIGTNTLRATVQGSSTITGNPVMFTATATPGTPVSVTAVAGSSQTGTVGTPVPVAPSVVVRDNRGNPVSGITVSFVIGSGNGTVVGSTVVTNASGTATVSSWTLGGTAGTQTLIARVTNLPDVVFSATATAGAASVVQALSSQNLGNLTVATNQAASSLPSIRVTDASGNPIQGVQVTFALGNANSGTISGEVQTTNASGVATLGSWTLPTVAGIASVVAQVQNLTGVTFTATMTPAAASKIVIVSNPPTSVTAASNSSYAIATRLQDAFNNNVNLAGIVIQFTLSGGGSLVPLPTVQTVATSTTNDSGMASVNWYLGALPSTQVLNISGTSLTGTVHTIVVTP; from the coding sequence ATGCGTCTCTCCCCCCGCCTCGCCCTTCCGCTGCTTGGCGTTCTCGCCATCAGCGCATGTAAGGACGACAGTCCTCCACCTCCCGCCGCCGTTGTGGCCGTTACCTCAACGGCTCTGTCCGGCACCGTTGGCGAATCCGTTGGCACGCTGACCGTGAAGGTCACCGACGCCGGTGGTGGTGCCGTGTCTGGCGTACCGGTCACATTTGCTGTGGCTGAAGGTGGTGGTACCGTGGCCCCTGCCGCCGATACGACGGACAACTCCGGCCTCGCCAGCACGACATGGCGCCTTGGCCAGCAGGTGGTGGCGCAGCGTGTGACGGCCACTGCGCAGGGTGTCACTGGCAGTGTCAACTTCGTCTCCACCGTTACGGCCGGCGCTCCGGCCACGATCGCCGTACAGGCTGGTGACAACCAGACCGCCGTCGCGGGCGCGGCCGTGGCCACGCCCCCGTCCGTTGTCTTGCGCGACCGCTACAACAACCCGGTTTCGGGCGTCTCGGTGTTCTTCACGATTTCGGCGGGCGGTGGCAGCATCACCGGCTCCGGCGCGACCACCAATGCCAGCGGCGTGGCCGCTGTGACGGAATGGCGCCTCGGCCCCGGTGTCGGCGCCAATCGCCTTTCGGCCCTCGCCGTGTTCAACGGTGTGGCCGGCAATCCGATCACGTTCAACGCCACCGCCACGCAGGGCGCTGCCGCCACGATCACGGCGCAGGGTTCGACGGCGCTGACGGGAACGGTCGGTGCGCTCGTGACGCCGGCTCCGCAGGTGCGCGTGACGGATGCTGGTGGTAACCCGGTTTCGGGTGCCTCGGTGACGTTCACCGGTTCCGCCGGTTCCATCGTTGGAGGTGGCACCAAGACCACGGATGCCAGTGGTCTGGCCGCCCCCGATAGCTGGCAGCTCGGCAACGCCACGCAGAACTACACGCTGACTGCCACGGTGGGCTCGCTGCCCGGTGTGGTGTTCACCGCCACGGCTCGCCCGGGCGCTGCCGGTCAGGTTTCCATCTCGGCAGGCAATAATCAGTCCGCCGTGGTTGGCCGTGCAGTCCTCACGGAGCCCGCCGTGCGGGTGTCTGATGCCCTCAACAACCCGATCGCCGGCGTCGAAGTGCTCTTCGAAGTGGTGAGCGGCGGCGGCACCGCGGTTGGACGTCGCCCGGTCACCAATGCACAGGGTATCGCCACCGTCGGTGGCTGGACACTCGGTGACGACATCGGCACCAATACCCTCCGCGCCACGGTGCAGGGGTCAAGCACCATCACCGGCAACCCGGTGATGTTCACGGCCACCGCCACGCCTGGTACACCGGTGTCGGTGACCGCAGTGGCCGGCAGTAGCCAGACCGGTACGGTCGGCACGCCGGTTCCGGTCGCGCCGTCGGTTGTGGTTCGTGACAACCGCGGTAACCCCGTGAGCGGCATTACGGTGAGCTTCGTGATCGGCTCTGGCAATGGCACGGTAGTGGGCAGCACGGTCGTGACCAATGCCTCCGGTACCGCCACGGTCTCCAGTTGGACGCTGGGCGGCACGGCGGGCACACAGACGCTGATTGCCCGCGTGACGAACCTGCCGGACGTGGTCTTCTCGGCCACGGCAACCGCTGGTGCCGCCTCGGTGGTGCAGGCGCTGAGCTCGCAGAATCTGGGCAATCTCACGGTCGCGACCAATCAGGCAGCCTCATCGCTGCCCTCGATCCGCGTGACAGACGCCTCCGGAAACCCGATTCAGGGTGTTCAGGTGACCTTTGCCCTCGGTAACGCCAACTCCGGAACCATTTCCGGCGAGGTGCAGACCACCAACGCGAGTGGCGTGGCCACGCTGGGCAGTTGGACACTCCCCACGGTGGCAGGTATCGCCTCGGTGGTGGCGCAGGTCCAGAATCTGACCGGCGTGACCTTCACGGCCACGATGACCCCGGCGGCGGCCTCGAAGATCGTCATTGTCAGCAACCCACCGACGAGCGTGACGGCTGCGAGCAATAGCAGCTATGCCATCGCCACGCGGCTGCAGGATGCCTTCAACAACAACGTGAACCTGGCTGGTATCGTCATCCAGTTCACATTGAGTGGTGGTGGCAGCCTGGTTCCGCTGCCGACGGTGCAGACGGTGGCCACGTCCACCACCAATGATTCCGGTATGGCTTCGGTCAACTGGTATCTCGGGGCCCTGCCCTCCACGCAGGTCCTGAACATCAGTGGAACCTCCCTGACGGGTACGGTCCACACCATCGTCGTGACCCCGTAG
- a CDS encoding Ig-like domain-containing protein: MALGACGDDVQLTEVPPVETVTITPPSANMNVGESLNFAVTITGGNATTPPTLTSCTSSNAAVATAAVTGSACRVTALTAGNITVTAQTSGNKVAAASVTVAAPAASINTLTVSPSSSSLAVNQTVTIVPNVNKAAASVVTTNAFTSSNTAIATVSAAGVVTAVAPGVATITVSVTGTGTGYTTTVLTGASTVTVTALPSGITALNVQPTSLVMGLGTTAQLSAAVQQPAGAAQAQITYGTTVPSIATVSTGGLVTAVAPGTAVITVTATSAANTNFAASTLTQQVAVTVSPSANVTIQTITQGPIATYYSTSSGAEGIVTSANAQVNQPIDITNVRDQIQVVLNLQPNSQRVDSVVVFIANADGTNRRPAARQLYSNGTANQGDITLFVNTADFTANFETGAADVFYPNGQKLVSASVFTTQGTTALEQQNAVNNRQVLNFNNLDGYAARYTSPSRSAIHATNNLTYWGGPGAEGTGSYAIVPVFYTPGRVVTRIDIGLREGLNGSSAICSQAGQQDRTLALGVSNVDPIRTGEGTSFERYTALPFNGTYNSEVGRITAATANSWTNYTTAANKVIECRGYSAPATDASNFVGVVAGTDNYNNPAPVVTRVDGYRFSAQVARIVANRLDYAGPSTIEPDIRRTAPAQSNNVNNAIWTAPAVTGWVNAAFNFQSQTAASSDNGIGLPATTSRAWRFFGCAAGTGGTAASIDTASVAMPNTTGADIPECSSDNQGGWNPAATASGDYNLKTRGPYTVGYTETDVLGNPSFSPLSRRLGVDKTAPLIRFSTASAADTAWGNVTRSVQAEVIDERGGFIDNNDLDAVLRVNASTTYLLQPTAFGSFQHFATRGASSANPQTLDRASTNNVNCINPNSLTAMNTSLSNPFGNTNSTANGGTNPITNPSCPFINQGNNGGSIGIFGALADGYRQATAVSFSNPGIYAYRARVFDRAGNVSTVLNRAVAVDGNAIPTFGDLNVPSVIAAAAAPVFGAQISDDVEARAFNLSLLWPTIGTRFIYPQTLLNARFNDEVVTPFAGNLSLPTGAPFITALETTTGTVPSFSAAPAALNNITNIQGTGFDVNNAASAAYTTSFGAVSLTNLSSISGVNGNATTNNYVSWSVLNTQASLQPAFLAPAGLKAQLTGNTNVPNPPFSRVEFFRFNAGTGLYEFIGQALAAAQSDQGTTRFWTWTLTTDAYAKTPTALETTQRQVAVNDQIIAIGVRANGAGLATNPAGTIIGGEAVNISVTGLPAGATASVVISNGLGYQQTVTGPGTYVVPAAGTYFVTGNQVVHNNRAYVVGSVTPSGTVIVGSNSVGSATVNYVDATTSVSVTVNNIVGGGSAAFTISGPNGFSANLTQANGTQTYVVPGAGTYTVTPANAGGSIAIGAYTHNVPAAVGGLNVALPPAAVPNATLNYVNTTNHLQWNVSGLPTGVTLPSAAGCGVGAFGNGSNHFTVAGNANCTLANNTLYHAPTNTFYTTTFANPYAANTAAVGLGTNGAPAYSVFYAAAPAQITVNAVSVGGGANNLPNGIPFTVRLTSSVFAAEGGFRDYPGVTGTALNIPAPAGTYNVSIPLRLTVGTQTWDIVTPNTAAGVKFTGTNSTTAAVRNASATNAVVQNIIISGAPAAVGDIQAVVNFIYTGPIGTP, encoded by the coding sequence GTGGCACTTGGTGCTTGCGGCGACGATGTCCAACTGACGGAAGTTCCGCCAGTAGAAACGGTGACCATCACGCCGCCCAGCGCCAACATGAATGTTGGTGAGTCGCTGAACTTTGCGGTGACGATCACGGGCGGTAACGCGACCACGCCGCCGACCCTGACGAGCTGCACGTCGAGCAACGCGGCTGTTGCTACGGCGGCGGTGACGGGTTCGGCGTGCCGCGTGACGGCACTGACGGCTGGCAACATCACGGTGACGGCGCAGACCTCGGGCAACAAGGTTGCGGCGGCTTCGGTGACGGTGGCGGCTCCGGCCGCATCCATCAACACCCTGACGGTTTCGCCGAGCTCGTCGAGCCTGGCCGTGAACCAGACGGTGACGATCGTTCCGAACGTGAACAAGGCTGCGGCTTCGGTCGTGACCACGAACGCGTTCACGTCATCCAACACGGCCATCGCGACGGTTAGCGCGGCGGGTGTGGTGACGGCCGTGGCGCCTGGCGTCGCGACCATCACGGTGTCGGTGACGGGTACGGGCACGGGCTACACCACGACGGTCCTCACGGGCGCGTCGACGGTCACGGTCACGGCGCTGCCCTCGGGCATCACGGCGCTGAACGTGCAGCCGACCTCGCTGGTGATGGGCCTTGGCACGACGGCGCAGCTGTCGGCCGCGGTTCAGCAGCCGGCTGGTGCCGCCCAGGCGCAGATCACCTACGGCACGACGGTTCCGTCGATCGCCACGGTGAGCACGGGTGGTCTCGTGACGGCGGTGGCGCCGGGCACGGCGGTGATCACGGTGACGGCCACGTCGGCCGCCAACACGAACTTCGCCGCGTCGACGCTCACGCAGCAGGTTGCGGTGACGGTGTCGCCGTCGGCGAACGTGACGATCCAGACCATCACGCAGGGTCCGATCGCGACGTACTACTCGACGTCGTCGGGTGCGGAAGGCATCGTGACCTCGGCCAACGCCCAGGTCAACCAGCCGATCGACATCACGAACGTCCGTGACCAGATCCAGGTGGTGCTGAACCTCCAGCCGAACAGCCAGCGTGTTGACTCGGTGGTCGTGTTCATCGCCAACGCGGATGGCACGAACCGTCGTCCGGCAGCGCGTCAGCTCTACTCGAACGGCACGGCGAACCAGGGTGACATCACGTTGTTCGTGAACACCGCTGACTTCACGGCGAACTTCGAGACGGGCGCGGCCGACGTCTTCTACCCGAACGGCCAGAAGCTGGTTTCGGCCTCGGTGTTCACCACGCAGGGCACGACGGCGCTTGAGCAGCAGAACGCTGTGAACAACCGCCAGGTGTTGAACTTCAACAACCTCGACGGTTACGCGGCGCGCTACACCAGCCCGTCCCGCTCGGCCATTCACGCCACGAACAACCTGACGTACTGGGGTGGTCCGGGCGCTGAAGGCACTGGCTCGTACGCCATCGTCCCGGTCTTCTACACCCCGGGTCGCGTGGTGACGCGCATCGATATCGGCCTCCGCGAAGGCCTGAACGGCTCCTCGGCTATCTGCTCGCAGGCTGGCCAGCAGGATCGCACGCTCGCCCTTGGTGTTTCGAACGTCGACCCCATCCGCACGGGTGAAGGCACGAGCTTCGAGCGCTACACGGCGCTGCCGTTCAACGGCACGTACAACAGCGAAGTCGGTCGTATCACGGCCGCCACCGCGAACAGCTGGACGAACTACACGACGGCCGCGAACAAGGTCATCGAGTGCCGTGGTTATTCGGCTCCGGCGACGGACGCATCGAACTTCGTTGGCGTCGTTGCTGGTACGGACAACTACAACAACCCGGCGCCGGTCGTGACCCGCGTCGACGGTTACCGTTTCTCGGCGCAGGTTGCGCGTATCGTGGCGAACCGCCTCGACTACGCTGGCCCGTCGACGATCGAACCGGACATCCGTCGTACGGCTCCGGCCCAGTCGAACAACGTGAACAACGCAATCTGGACGGCTCCGGCCGTGACGGGTTGGGTGAACGCCGCGTTCAACTTCCAGTCGCAGACGGCGGCCTCGTCGGATAACGGCATTGGTCTCCCGGCGACGACGTCGCGCGCCTGGCGCTTCTTCGGTTGCGCTGCTGGCACGGGTGGCACCGCCGCGTCGATCGACACCGCCTCGGTGGCGATGCCGAACACGACGGGTGCGGACATCCCGGAATGCTCGAGCGACAACCAGGGTGGTTGGAACCCGGCCGCGACGGCCTCGGGTGACTACAACCTGAAGACCCGTGGACCGTACACGGTCGGCTACACGGAAACCGACGTGCTCGGCAACCCGAGCTTCTCGCCGCTCTCGCGTCGCCTCGGCGTCGACAAGACGGCTCCGCTCATCCGCTTCTCGACGGCCTCGGCCGCCGATACGGCGTGGGGCAACGTCACGCGCTCCGTGCAGGCTGAAGTGATCGACGAACGTGGTGGCTTCATCGACAACAACGACCTCGATGCCGTCCTCCGCGTGAACGCGAGCACCACGTACCTGCTGCAGCCGACGGCGTTTGGCTCGTTCCAGCATTTCGCGACGCGTGGTGCCTCGAGCGCGAACCCGCAGACGCTGGATCGTGCGAGCACGAACAACGTCAACTGCATCAACCCGAACAGCCTGACCGCGATGAACACCTCGCTGTCGAACCCGTTCGGTAACACCAACAGCACCGCCAACGGCGGCACGAACCCGATCACGAACCCGTCCTGCCCGTTCATCAACCAGGGCAACAACGGCGGATCGATCGGCATCTTCGGCGCGCTGGCTGACGGCTACCGTCAGGCGACGGCCGTGTCGTTCTCGAACCCCGGCATCTACGCCTACCGCGCTCGTGTGTTCGATCGCGCCGGCAACGTGTCGACGGTCCTGAACCGTGCAGTGGCTGTTGATGGCAACGCGATCCCGACGTTCGGCGACCTGAACGTGCCGTCGGTTATCGCTGCGGCTGCGGCTCCGGTGTTCGGCGCCCAGATCAGCGATGATGTGGAAGCGCGTGCGTTCAATCTCAGCCTGCTGTGGCCGACGATTGGTACCCGCTTCATCTACCCGCAGACGCTCCTGAACGCGCGCTTCAACGACGAAGTCGTGACGCCGTTCGCGGGCAACCTGTCGCTCCCGACTGGCGCTCCGTTCATCACGGCGCTGGAAACCACGACCGGCACGGTGCCGTCGTTCTCGGCGGCCCCGGCTGCGCTGAACAACATCACGAACATCCAGGGCACCGGATTCGACGTGAACAATGCGGCCTCGGCCGCCTACACGACGTCGTTCGGCGCGGTCTCGCTGACCAACCTGTCGTCCATCTCGGGCGTCAATGGCAACGCGACCACGAACAACTACGTCAGCTGGTCGGTGCTCAACACGCAGGCGTCGCTGCAGCCTGCCTTCCTGGCCCCCGCGGGTCTGAAGGCTCAGTTGACTGGCAACACCAACGTGCCGAACCCGCCGTTCAGCCGCGTCGAGTTCTTCCGCTTCAACGCTGGCACCGGTCTGTATGAGTTCATCGGTCAGGCGCTCGCCGCTGCCCAGTCGGATCAGGGCACGACGCGCTTCTGGACGTGGACGCTGACGACGGATGCCTACGCCAAGACCCCGACTGCGCTGGAAACGACGCAGCGTCAGGTCGCGGTGAATGATCAGATCATCGCCATCGGCGTCCGCGCCAACGGTGCTGGCCTGGCCACGAACCCGGCCGGCACGATCATCGGCGGCGAAGCGGTCAACATCTCCGTCACGGGCCTCCCGGCCGGTGCGACGGCGTCGGTCGTGATCAGCAACGGCCTCGGCTACCAGCAGACGGTGACCGGCCCGGGCACGTACGTTGTGCCGGCCGCTGGCACGTACTTCGTGACCGGCAACCAGGTCGTCCACAACAACCGCGCCTACGTGGTTGGCTCGGTGACCCCGTCCGGCACGGTGATCGTTGGCTCGAACAGCGTTGGTTCGGCCACCGTCAACTACGTCGACGCGACCACGTCGGTCTCGGTGACGGTCAACAACATCGTGGGTGGCGGCAGCGCGGCCTTCACGATCTCGGGTCCGAACGGCTTCTCGGCCAACCTGACGCAGGCCAACGGCACGCAGACGTATGTGGTCCCGGGTGCGGGCACGTACACGGTGACGCCGGCCAACGCGGGTGGTTCGATCGCCATCGGTGCGTACACGCACAACGTCCCGGCTGCGGTCGGTGGTCTGAACGTTGCGCTGCCGCCGGCCGCTGTGCCGAACGCTACGCTGAACTACGTGAACACCACGAACCACCTCCAGTGGAACGTGTCCGGTCTCCCGACCGGCGTGACGCTCCCGAGCGCTGCTGGCTGCGGCGTCGGTGCATTCGGCAACGGCAGCAACCACTTCACGGTTGCTGGCAATGCGAACTGCACGCTCGCGAACAACACGCTGTACCACGCGCCGACGAACACCTTCTACACCACGACGTTCGCCAACCCGTACGCGGCCAACACGGCGGCGGTCGGCTTGGGCACGAACGGCGCTCCGGCGTACAGCGTTTTCTACGCCGCAGCACCGGCGCAGATCACGGTGAACGCGGTGTCGGTGGGTGGCGGTGCGAACAACCTGCCGAACGGCATTCCGTTCACGGTTCGCCTCACCAGCTCGGTCTTCGCGGCCGAGGGTGGCTTCCGTGACTACCCGGGTGTGACGGGCACTGCCCTGAACATCCCGGCGCCGGCCGGCACGTACAACGTCTCGATCCCGCTCCGTCTGACGGTTGGCACGCAGACGTGGGACATCGTGACGCCGAACACGGCTGCTGGTGTCAAGTTCACCGGCACCAATTCGACGACCGCTGCGGTTCGTAACGCCAGCGCGACGAACGCCGTTGTTCAGAACATCATCATCTCGGGCGCCCCGGCTGCGGTCGGCGACATCCAGGCGGTGGTGAACTTCATCTACACGGGCCCGATCGGTACCCCGTGA